One Primulina tabacum isolate GXHZ01 chromosome 10, ASM2559414v2, whole genome shotgun sequence DNA segment encodes these proteins:
- the LOC142506187 gene encoding senescence/dehydration-associated protein At4g35985, chloroplastic-like, whose amino-acid sequence MNCFKLKRSKTSAKTPSQTEQTQVLIPENRIVMHEVLLKIKDCKVHLMDEEDALELANGDFEVFRVSDSNISLATTIKVGDELQWPLTKDEPVVKLDALHYLFSLPMKDDKALSYGVTFSQKQHGDLSLLDAFLKENSLFTSAASSSSRKEVVNWKEFAPAVDEYNSVLARAIAGGTGQIVKGIFKCSNAYSNQVQMGGETILIRAVEDKKRLPSNEIRKSNSNVAKKKSSAVNQSLKRVRKLSKMTEKLSKTMLDAVGVASGSVIVPVVRSGPGKNLLSMVPGEVLLASLDAVNKIIDAAEAAEKQAMAATSGAVTRMVTERFGESAGEATEDALATAGHCAGTAWNVFKIRKAINPALAAVPSELIKRKP is encoded by the exons ATGAACTGTTTCAAGCTCAAGAGATCAAAAACTTCAGCAAAAACCCCATCACAAACTGAACAAACGCAAGTATTAATCCCAGAAAACAGAATCGTGATGCATGAAGTTTTGCTGAAAATAAAAGATTGCAAAGTCCATCTTATGGACGAAGAAGATGCATTGGAACTCGCCAACGGAGATTTCGAGGTTTTCCGAGTATCGGACTCGAATATATCTCTTGCCACGACTATAAAAGTTGGCGATGAACTTCAATGGCCTCTTACAAAAGACGAGCCTGTGGTGAAGCTTGATGCCTTGCATTATCTCTTCTCTTTGCCGATGAAAGATGACAAGGCTTTGAGTTACGGGGTAACGTTTTCGCAGAAGCAACACGGTGATTTGAGCTTGCTGGATGCATTTCTTAAAGAAAATTCACTCTTTACAAGTGCTGCTTCATCTTCTAGCCGGAAGGAAGTTGTCAACTGGAAAGAGTTTGCACCAGCGGTAGATGAGTATAATAGTGTACTGGCTAGGGCCATTGCTGGAGGGACTGGTCAGATTGTTAAAGGAATCTTCAAATGTAGCAATGCTTACAGCAATCAG GTGCAAATGGGAGGGGAGACAATTTTAATTCGTGCAGTGGAGGATAAAAAACGGCTACCATCAAATGAAATTCGCAAAAGCAATAGCAATGTTGCCAAGAAAAAGAGTAGTGCTGTCAACCAAAGCCTGAAACG GGTGAGAAAGCTATCCAAAATGACTGAAAAATTAAGCAAAACAATGCTTGATGCTGTTGGGGTTGCCAGTGGCTCTGTGATTGTGCCCGTTGTTCGATCCGGACCTGGAAAAAATTTATTATCCATGGTTCCTGGAGAAGTTCTCTTAGCTTCACTCGATGCTGTCA ATAAGATAATCGATGCAGCAGAAGCAGCAGAAAAGCAGGCCATGGCCGCCACCTCTGGTGCAGTTACAAGGATGGTGACTGAAAG GTTTGGAGAGAGTGCTGGTGAGGCAACAGAGGATGCACTTGCAACTGCGGGACATTGTGCAGGAACTGCTTGGAATGTATTCAAAATTCGGAAGGCCATCAACCCTGCCTTGGCGGCGGTACCCTCAGAACTGATCAAGAGAAAGCCATAA
- the LOC142505728 gene encoding protein DETOXIFICATION 51-like, whose translation MCNPNTNPTVCICIENGHDYHRQQQQPHLFLDLISVSATFKPQETTKKPPPEVSNLPTPSEFVEETRALFRLAFPIALTALILYSRSMLSMLFLGHLGDLELASGSLAMAFANISGYSVLSGLALGMEPLCSQAFGAQRPKLLSLTLQRSVIFLLVCSVPISFLWLNFSNVFLHLHQDPSITSLAQTYLLFSIPDLVTNSFLHPIRIYLRAQGITHPLTLASFVGTAFHLPISYLFVSRLKLGAAGVAAASAASNVMVLLALVLHIWARGLHVPTWSNPSLKCFTGWAPLIRLAAPSCVSVCLEWWWYEIMIVLCGLLVDPKATMASMGVLIQTTSLLYVFPSSLGFAVSTRIGNDLGAKRSQKARISAVVSIFLAGLMGLSAMTFATSVRSFWARMFTSDEHILRLTSVALPILGLCELGNCPQTVGCGVLRGTARPSIAANVNLGAFYLVGMPVAVGLGFVLGVGFCGLWIGLLSAQICCAGLMLYEVGITNWGFQATRAQMLTCGESSLPRECEENDREPLICVKVTSHDEDLSTKVTPSPIV comes from the coding sequence ATGTGCAATCCCAACACTAATCCCACAGTCTGCATCTGCATAGAGAATGGGCATGATTATCACAGGCAGCAGCAGCAGCCCCACCTGTTTCTTGATCTGATATCAGTCTCCGCCACCTTCAAACCCCAAGAAACCACCAAGAAGCCTCCACCGGAGGTGAGCAATCTTCCGACCCCATCTGAATTTGTTGAGGAGACAAGAGCGCTTTTCAGATTAGCATTTCCCATAGCCCTGACAGCCCTAATTCTGTACTCGAGATCGATGCTTTCTATGCTGTTTTTAGGCCATCTGGGTGACCTAGAGCTGGCTTCGGGTTCATTGGCCATGGCTTTTGCTAATATAAGTGGCTATTCGGTTCTTTCTGGGCTAGCATTAGGGATGGAGCCTCTTTGCTCGCAAGCCTTCGGAGCTCAGCGACCCAAGCTTCTTTCTTTGACGCTGCAGAGGTCTGTGATTTTTCTTCTTGTTTGCTCGGTGCCAATCTCCTTTCTTTGGTTGAATTTCTCTAATGTTTTTCTGCATTTACACCAAGACCCGAGTATCACCTCATTGGCCCAGACTTATCTTCTCTTTTCGATCCCTGATCTTGTCACGAATTCCTTTCTTCACCCCATAAGGATTTACCTTCGGGCTCAAGGTATCACCCATCCTTTGACTTTGGCTTCCTTTGTTGGAACGGCTTTCCATTTGCCCATAAGTTATTTGTTTGTTTCTCGACTCAAACTCGGCGCTGCTGGCGTGGCGGCTGCTTCCGCCGCGTCTAACGTCATGGTGCTGCTAGCCTTGGTTCTGCACATCTGGGCTCGGGGGCTACACGTCCCAACGTGGTCCAACCCCAGCCTGAAGTGCTTCACCGGCTGGGCGCCGCTCATTCGGCTGGCGGCGCCGAGCTGTGTCTCCGTGTGCCTTGAATGGTGGTGGTATGAGATCATGATAGTGTTGTGTGGGTTGCTCGTGGACCCCAAGGCCACCATGGCATCCATGGGTGTCTTGATTCAGACAACCTCGTTGCTTTATGTGTTCCCTTCTTCCCTCGGGTTCGCCGTCTCAACTCGGATCGGGAACGACCTGGGGGCGAAACGTTCACAGAAGGCAAGAATATCAGCCGTCGTCTCCATTTTTCTCGCAGGCCTGATGGGATTATCCGCGATGACATTCGCTACCTCTGTGCGTAGCTTCTGGGCCCGAATGTTCACGAGCGATGAACACATCCTACGGCTGACATCGGTGGCACTGCCGATCCTAGGGCTGTGCGAGCTCGGTAACTGCCCGCAGACTGTTGGATGTGGGGTTTTACGAGGGACAGCGCGGCCTTCTATCGCCGCTAACGTGAACCTTGGTGCATTCTACTTGGTGGGGATGCCTGTCGCTGTTGGGCTCGGGTTCGTGCTCGGGGTTGGGTTCTGTGGGCTTTGGATTGGGCTTCTGTCTGCCCAAATATGTTGCGCCGGGCTGATGCTGTACGAGGTGGGGATCACGAACTGGGGCTTCCAGGCAACTAGGGCTCAGATGCTGACGTGTGGTGAATCATCGTTGCCTCGTGAATGTGAGGAGAATGACAGAGAGCCCTTGATTTGTGTAAAAGTGACGTCACACGATGAGGACCTTTCGACAAAAGTGACTCCCTCCCCCATTGTgtga
- the LOC142505538 gene encoding putative pectinesterase 53 — protein MLNFKKISYFTFLFLLLNASHTLCHLKQPQPMKRHHAGKQKKANATQECNTEKSHAGKQMKANATVQAQVHSEQQFMKWVSFVGKQKHTTFKAAKNKVNPSFTLTVDKNAALGDFTCIQDAIDSLPMINLVRVVIKIHAGVYTEKVSIPATKSFISIEGAGADKTIIQWGDTAQTIGPIGKPLGTFGSATFAVNSPYFIAKNITVKNTAPVPPPGAVGKQAVAFRISADTASFVGCKFLGAQDTLYDHLGRHYYKDCYIEGSVDFIFGNGLSMFENCAVHAIAGAIGAVTAQARKSILDDSGFSFVNCKVTGSGALYLGRAWGAFSRVVFAYTYMDNIIIQKGWYNWGDPSREMTVFYGQYKCSGAGANHAGRVPWSRELTDEEAKPFISLTFIDGSEWVNI, from the exons ATGTtgaatttcaagaaaatttcgTATTTCACTTTCCTTTTTCTACTTCTAAATGCAAGCCACACACTTTGCCACTTGAAGCAACCGCAGCCAATGAAGCGTCATCATGCGGGGAAGCAAAAGAAAGCGAACGCGACGCAAGAATGCAACACAGAGAAAAGTCATGCTGGGAAGCAGATGAAGGCGAACGCGACGGTGCAAGCACAAGTACACTCGGAGCAACAATTCATGAAATGGGTTAGCTTTGTTGGGAAACAGAagcacaccactttcaaggcTGCGAAGAATAAGGTGAACCCTTCGTTTACTCTTACGGTCGATAAGAACGCTGCGCTCGGGGATTTTACTTGTATCCAAGACGCCATCGACTCGTTGCCGATGATCAATCTTGTCCGGGTTGTCATCAAAATTCATGCAGGAGTTTACAC GGAGAAGGTATCAATACCAGCAACCAAATCATTCATAAGCATAGAGGGGGCAGGAGCCGACAAAACAATAATTCAATGGGGCGATACTGCCCAGACAATTGGCCCCATCGGCAAGCCTCTCGGTACATTTGGTTCCGCAACTTTTGCAGTCAATTCTCCATACTTCATAGCCAAAAATATTACCGTCAAG AATACGGCACCGGTTCCCCCGCCAGGAGCAGTCGGGAAGCAAGCGGTAGCGTTTAGAATATCTGCGGACACTGCTTCGTTTGTTGGTTGCAAGTTCTTGGGTGCACAGGACACACTATACGATCATTTAGGAAGGCATTATTACAAAGATTGCTATATCGAAGGCTCCGTCGACTTCATCTTTGGGAATGGCCTCTCCATGTTCGAG AACTGTGCCGTGCATGCGATAGCAGGTGCGATAGGAGCAGTGACAGCACAAGCAAGAAAGAGCATATTAGACGACAGTGGGTTCTCGTTCGTGAACTGTAAAGTGACGGGGTCAGGCGCACTATACCTGGGGAGAGCATGGGGAGCCTTCTCTAGGGTGGTCTTCGCCTACACATATATGGACAATATCATCATTCAAAAAGGATGGTATAATTGGGGAGATCCCTCCAGAGAAAT GACTGTGTTCTACGGGCAATACAAGTGCAGTGGAGCAGGGGCGAACCATGCAGGAAGAGTGCCTTGGTCCAGAGAGCTAACTGACGAAGAAGCCAAGCCTTTTATTTCTCTTACATTCATCGATGGATCCGAATGGGTCAACATATGA